ACATATGTGGAAACATGACTAATGACAAGTAGGAATTGCAGTGGGGAAAGGATTGACAGGTCAATAAATGTTATCTATATGGGGGGAAATGAAAttggatccctacctcacaccatacacaaacatcaaTTTCAGGCTTATTAAAGACTGTAATGTGAAAGGCAAAACTGTTAAAAGTTTTAGAAGGCAATAAAGGAGATTCTTACTTTGGGGCAAGGAAGATTCAGCAGAAaccatgaagaaagaaaagtgataCATCTTCTTACATTAAAGTTGAGAACTTCTTTCCATCAAATGTTATCATAAAGAGAGTAAAATGTTAAACCAGAGACTGGGGGAAATTACATATAGCataaataatgaacaaataattGGCATCTAGATTATAGATTATATAAAGAGcctctacaaatcaataagaaaaatgatgaacaacCCAATGGAACAATTCATCCCGAGGCTAGGTCTGGATAGAGTCAGGGAAAAGTAGGCTTGTCAAATTGGGCAGCCTGAGCAAGAGAACAGAGAGGAGGAGGATGTCAGTGATGATTCCAGGTCTGTGAAAGGAATCTCGTGACCACCCTCCTCAGCGTGACCCCATTGTAGCCAGTCTCCTTAGCCCACCTCACCTTCTGTGTCCTGGAGGTGCTGGATCAGACCAAGCTGCAGTCTCCCTGCTCTTCTCACCTCTGACCCTTTAGGGGTCACCTGCCTCTCTAAGGTCCTGCAGTCCAGAGGGCTTTGACCCCAGTGGAATCGGCTCCCTTGAATCTCTCCTTACTCACAGTTCCTTGACACCCTTAAGAATGTCAGCAGTCCAGGGCTGAAATCTATCCAGACTAAATGGATAGATTCCCCTGACAAGCAAGAAGCAGCGAGGAAACAGCAGCAGGAAGGAGCGGGCCAGTCTCTGCTGCAGGCAGCCTCCTGGTTTGAAACCCAGCCTCCACCACTTAGTATTCCTGAAGCTTGTGaaacttgggcaagtttcttaacctctctgcctcattttctcacctcTAAAGTGGGGATAAGAATGGTAAGCCTACTTCACAGAGCGGTTGTGAGGGTAAAATGAATTGTAACATGTGTAGATGACTAGAAGCAGTGCCCTGCAAATAGCAAACACTATGTAACCATTAGccattattgctgttgttgtcgTCATCGTCCTCATTACCACCTTCCCCATCACTGTGTAGTTAACCTCATTAAGTTTTATTATGTCAGAAAGTAAAGAACAAACACTCAGAATTGATAacctctgttgtttttttttttttaaagaatttttataaatTGTCAGTCTGTGTATTTCCCGAGCTGCCTTCGTTGGAAAAAGTGGCTACCGTGGAGGTCATTCACatcaacagaaagaagaaagtgtGGAATTATAATTATGATGATGAAAGTGACAGCGATAATGAAACAGCCCCCCGAATAAGCGCAGGTGGTTACACCACGCACGGACTAACGGGCAGGCTGTGTCCCGCCTCTGTGTCCTCGGCCACCTTGGAGGACTGCAGTGACCCGGCTACTGAGGAGTGTGACCTGCCCGAGCCCAAGGCTGGTGCTGAGGCCCTGATGGCACCAGGGCCCAGCCCCTGGCAGTCGGAATGCACAAGTAGGGGCTACCAGGGGAGAGGGAACCTGCTGCAGGACCACTTTTCCGAGGAGGACAGCAGCTCCACGGAGGGGTCTGGGGACAGAATTGTCTTCAATGTGGATTTGAACTCTGTGTGCGTGAGGGCCCTTGAGGACAACGACGACTCAGAAGTCACTCCAGTGTTACCATCTCGTCCAGAAGAGACAGTCGTGCTAGAGGACCCCGACGAGACAGAATCGGACCTTCTGGTGGCCAGTGGAGAAGGGACACAGCTGCCCTTCCCCGGCCCCTCTGCGGAGTGCCCGTGGCCTGAAGATACTCCTTCTGATAAAAGTGACACTTCCGAGTCGGATGTTGACATGGGGGATGGTTATGTAACGAGATGAATGaatcaagaaatatttaattgGACACCTGCTACCTCCGGTGCTGTCCCTCCCAGCACCCCCACTTGCTCCTTTGGGGTCTCCAAGTGTTCTCCGAGGGAAGGATTAGGAGATTGGTGACATCATCTGTGCAAATTCCCagtctgggggaaggggaggtgggaaaCAGAGTATTCTGGTATCATTCAGTGCGTTGTTTACCTGTTCAAAGTGATTTGCTTTGAAGGGAAACGGCCCTGTCCATTCCCTTTATTCTCATGGGTGTCTAATGTTTCTGTATCATGTTTCCCAGAGTAAAGAGCAGGGTTTATGGCAGGAGCAGTCAGCATTGTTTTCCACAGGCTCCAGGAAAGCAGCAGAAAAAGAGAAGGGAGGCTGGGCTGCGGGAGAGAAAGCGGCACACACCAGGAAACAGACGCACACGCTTCGGGTTGGGTTAGAAGTAGGGAAGGTCCAGCCAAGTCTTGGGCACCTCCCAGATGATATTCTGTCGCCTACGCTCTTGAAAATTCAACTCTCAGCCCCTTGCACAACTCTCCTCAATCTGAGTGAGGAAGACAGACACACCATAAATAACTCTAGTGCGGGGCGGGTGACTAATACAGAAACATTTGCATAAGGGAGAGGGATAGAATCTCTGTGTCAtactttaagatttaattttgtaCAATGGTTGGAGGttggtaaaaaagaaaacacgCTTTTTAATATAAACTTGGGAATGTCTTCAGAGTTGTTTCTTATTAGACAGGATATATATGCAGCGGATGTGTGGTTCTGCTGGCATCTCTAGGTTGCACAAAACTCCCTCCAACTCTGTGCAGTGGCCTCTGGGGGCCAAAGGCACATTCTCCCTCCCTGCGTTCAAGTTCATGTGAGGTGTTCTAGCGACAGGCGTCAGGCAGTGTCTTACACCCCCTGGTACTTACCCTGCTCTGGGTTTTCCAACCTCACCACTGCAAAGctgaaaaagaggaaattagGCCTTTCTCAGCAGTGTTGTGAGAGAAACGATTATTGCCAAAGAAATGACTTGGCTTTGTGTTGTTGCTtatccctggggggaggggggagttacGGTAAAGAAGACCCTCTCAAACTGGATTTGCTAATGGAgtgttttaaaatcagtttatttGCGGGGAATGGGCATTATAGAGGCCGTGCCTGTTCTCTGGAGAAAATCTGGGGAATACTGCATGGTGTAAACCACCACCATCCAGATATCACCTCTGGGTTGGCGTTGGAGTGTATGTATTTAACTTGCGGCTCCTTTCAAAGCATGCATTTAATGTAATGGGGACACGGCACGTACAGTTTTGCAACCTGTTTTACAATCTGTTTTCCACTCACCCGGAGGAGGAACGTGCCCTTCCACCTCTGCACCTGCCCCTGCCAATCCGGTGAGAGCGGCCTCTCGAGACTGACGCGCGGGGGCGGGGTCCGAGGCAGGGGCGGGGCTTCGTGTCGCCCCGCCCCGCCGGTTCTCGGAAGCAGCCTCGGGGCGGGCGGGCCGGTTCTCCCCTACGCCGGCGCGGAAGCGGGCGTAGGGGTGCGTACCCCGGCGCCCGGCGGCTGCTCGCGGGCCCCCGAGCGCCCTCCCGGGCTCCATGCGCGACCATGGCGCAGAGCCTCCGGAGCTGGCTGGGCGGCTGCCTCCTGGTGTCAGGTGAGGGGTCTGCGGGGAGGGGACGCCGGGCATTCTCCGGAGTGTCGGCTCAATCACTCGCCCAGCGCGCTTCCCAAGCCGGGCTGCCTGCGCGAGGATCCGGCCCCGCCGTGGCGCTGCGTCCCGACCCGAGGTGCGCTCGGGAACCAGGAGGCCCGGCTACGACGTCGGGCAGCGATGGCCCCAAAGACACACCCCTGAGCGGACCCCAGAGGCGCACTCAAAGTGACTAAGTGCCTGGGCGGGCCGTCAGGGCCTCCCACTAAGTCCCCAGCACCCCAAGATCTGAATTCTGCCCCTCAACTCCGCAGCTCTATGGTTTCTGAGTTCTAAATCCAGTGAAACCCTTCCTGTCCTGCTCTAAATTGCCAGCCCAGGTTCAAACAGCACTATggatccctccttcctttctgatGAACTCATCCCTGGCCTTCCAGGGTACCTTGCTCTCCGGTTTCCCTCCTACCTACCAGCCAGTTTCTATTTGGGATCCTCCCCCTCTACCAGATCTCCATACAGCCAAGTTCATGCCCGagccctcttctctccttcccctacACTATCCCTTTTGGGGGGTATCAGCAGAACTCTAGCGTTAAATACCAGGTATGGGCTCATGACTCTCAAATTTATATCTGTTGGCATTAGTTGGGTGATGGGCCGGTGGCGGTTTAATATACTCTTCTctgtacttttgtgtatgtttggcaTTTTCTATTAAAAAGTTTAACAACTATTTCTGTCTCTAGCCCAAATCTATATTCTGTGCCCCAGGCTCATTCACCCTGCTGTCTCTGATATTCCGACTTACGTATCCTTCAGCATCGCAAACCTAATGCAAATTCTAAACTGGGACTCTTGATttccctgtccccagccccagtCAGGCCATCAGGTGCTTAAGCCAGGAATGGATATTAACATCTACTTCTTCACACCAAATGTATCAGGAAGCCTAGATTTTATACCTCTGGAAATATATCTAAAATCCATCTACCCACCCCTTCACACCTTTCTACCACCACCCAAATCCAGGTCACCGTCAGCCATCCCCACTTCACTCTTACTATCCTCCTCCCCTTAGCAGTTTCTTCTCTTCAAATACAATCCAGACTCCTGAGCACAGCTAAAGCATGTCTCTCCTTCACCCACATGCCCATTTGAAGACTTGGAGCCATAGGGAAGACCTGAGTATTGGATATGGTTATTTTCTTGGACAGCCTTTTAGAGGAAGAGAGTTGCCaactttttcccctttatttttacAGCATTAGGAATGGTGCCACCTCCTGAAAATGTCAGAATGAATTCAGTTAATTTCAAGAACATTCTACAGTGGGAGTCGCCTGCTTTTCCCAAGGGGAATCTGACTTTCACAGCTCAGTACCAAAGGTAAGTCTGGGGTGCTCTTGGCAGAGGATGGTGGCTTTGGCTGGGCTGGTCACTGGGCCGGACCAAGGAGAGAGTCTGACTGCTGTCACCCCAGTGACCTTGACAGCCCAGGGGGAGCCTCTCTCCTGGCCTTCTTTCCGTCCCAGAAATTCTTGTGGAAGCTCTGTTCTCTGAAAACAGACAAGTAAaatcctctttcctttttcttgtgaTGGTTCATGGTGTGACAGACATTTTATCACGTAGATGGTGAGTGTCATTGGCCCCCGTGGCAGCCTACTGCAATGCAAACATATCGGGCTTGTCACTATTAATGTTTTTTAAGAGACAAATGCCGGTGGTGACCATCTTCCAGTTATTAGAGTAGTATTGCTAGAAGTCAACAGTGGAAGCTATCCAAGAAAACTGAGGTATGCAAAGCAGGCAGGAAGCCCCTTGCTTGCTTACCACTGACCCCCTCCAGTAGGTTATAAACTGCACACCCCAGTGCTGGGGGGTGCAGATCATTTGCATAGTGGGCACTCAGTCACTCTGAAATTGAATGTAAGGCagctgctggctgttggctgtgTCCTCTGAAGACAGCAGACGCTTATGAAGGAAGGGTATCACCAACCACGATGGCCTCAGTGGTGCTCTGACCTCCCAGGACCTGCCCGGCCTGTCGGTTTTTCCCTGTGCCAGCCCTCCCTTGGCAGCCTGCCACTGTACACCACAGGCTGGAGTGCAGATGAGGCACCTTTGTGCCAGGTGCAGACACAGCAACAGGAGGCCAAAGGCCAGTGAGCCGCACACCTGCTTCCGGTGTGACTCAGAAACTTTGTCAAAGGCAGACAACTCCTTCAGTGAGGAGGGAGGAAATGGGGCTCTCAGATGCCATGGTTCCCACACTCCTCCCACCTGGCCTTTATTTTACAAACATATCCAAGGCCTGCTAAGtcagagaagaaggagaaagatgaataagataaccctcgtttacattttttttaaactttttagttCGAAATAATTCCCAGGTAACAAAACATTTCAAACTTTCAAGTATAATACAAAGAACTTCCAAAGAGCTGATATTCACCAATTTTTAAGGTTCGCCGCATTTTCTTGCTTTTGCCccttaatatttcattgtgtacttCATAAGAGCAAAGATAAACTTTTACATCGCCGTGGTACAGTTATCAAGATTTGGTAGCTTCGCCAATAATACAGTCCTTTAAGTCCATATTCCAGGTTTGTCAGTTTCCCCAAGGACTTAATAAGCATCATTCTGAGATTTATTTTCCTCCTGCGGTGTATTTTCTAGCACTGACTGGTTTTATAATTTCGTCTCTGTGTTTTCTCCACTCTGTCTTGATAGCTCTAGGGATTTCACTGTGGAAAATGAACTTCCCTCTCTGTCTGTCCCTCTCCCCTGTGGTTTATTTCTTGTTGTTCTGTTCTTTGCTTCTTTGCCATTGGAGTAGAGGTGTTTGGTTTTAGGTGTTTGTCTTTTAGATGAGAGCTCCCAGCAACCAGGAATGGATACCTGGGTTCCAGGTCTCCTCAGCATAGACGTGCAGACCAAGCATGGCCTGTGCTGGGGAAAACAAAACACGTGCTGGGTGTGGAAGAAATTTGATCCTGAAAAATCTGATTACCCTTCTGTGGCTCTGGAAAAGGTTTGATTAGAATTTAACCTGAGCGGTTGCATAGCACAGAAACTCTTGTTGTATGTGTACATTGGGTAGGGGTGACCGGTGGTGGAGGGGACTTCAGAGGATGGCTTGGTGATTTTAATATGGAAACATctaaaacaattagatgtaaataTGGGGAATAGATCCTATTAGCTACTTGAtgggaagaaaaatatatgtagatgCAATAAAAATGACCTAATGAAAGGGAAATTATTGCAGAACAACTCTTGAAATACTCTGTGTTCCACCCAATTCATGCATTAGTTTAAATGCATGGAAAGAAATGGCCACATGTGAGAAAACCCCCTTCATGAAATGACCCTTGGATTTCCCCAGTGATGGGATGTTAGGCAGCCACGAAGAGTTGATTGATTAGAGAAATGTTTGTGGTCTATTAAGTAAAAAAAGCAGACAGTAAGATAGCATAAGCCCAATTATCTCTGCCTCCTAAGAGTGCAGTGGAGTGTGGGGTGGTGCCTGAGGCAATGGGCTCTGAAGTCAAGCAGACCTGAGTCCCATGGGCGAGTTTCTTAGGCTCTCCACGCCtgtgcctcatctataaaataggagtgATGTCAGTTCCGCCCTCCTGGGGTTGTGAAAATTCAGTGAGATAATACTGCGAAATCAGTGCCCTACCTGACACCTACGTGCTTGACAAGTGTTGGCTGTTATTATTCTTATCACCATCACCTTCATTGTTACCTCTTAGGGTAGCCAGATTGGTTTTGGCACCAAGACAGGAAGGTGCCAGTCAGACAAAATTCTTACTTTTTGCAAGACCAGAGCCTGGATTTCCTTACGTCAGCTAATTATAGCTCCTTTGGCTGTTGTGAGGTTAAGTTACACGCACCTGGTAGGTATTCTCaaacatttctttccttccacttcaTGTTTCTGCCACCCTCCCTTCAGGGGTTGGTGCCAGGGCTGGAGATCTGAGGTCAacgaattttataatttttccagCGTAACTGAACAATAGTCATTTACAAGACGTTATTTGAAATCATTGTGATACACTTATTTTGGCTAATCTGTGAATATCAACATTTCACAAACCATGCCCCACAAGTTTCAGAAATACATAGTCAAAGAAGGCAGCTTTCTTGGTCAAATATGTTGAATACTCAACCCCTTTTTGGAAAGACACGTTTTATTAGGATATGAAAGTCTCTGAGCAGTTCTGTTGTGAAGACAGACACCTATTCATGTCTCACCCAGTTTTTGCCCCAAATTGTTTGACTGTGGGATGGATTATTTTTGAAATGTCTTATGATACCTCAAGGATCATTAAGGTTCCATGGAGCACAGTTTGGAAAATGCTCCTATGAATGATACATAGTATTCTTTGAAATTGACAATAAAGAATTTGCTTTATTCTTCTCTCATCATCCTCCATTGTCCTTTGGTAGCAGAAGAATAAAGCACCAGTCAGCCTCAGAGCGACTGAGGTTAGAACTCTCATGATTTCTTCTGATTTTGTAGTTATAGGAAATTCCAAGATATATGCACTAGTACTGTCTTGACGGAATGTGATTTCTCAAGTCTTTCCAAGTATGGTGACCACACCTTGAGGGTCAGGGCTCAATTTGAAGACGAGCATTCAGACTGGATAAACATCACCTTCTGTCCTGTGGATGACAGTAAGCCATCtcggtttttattttgttgttatgcCATCATCTTGCCTTGATTATTTCCCCCTTGGTTGGCCCGTTAGCAAGAATTCTTTGAGTGCCACAAAGTGGATGGCCTTGCACAAGGAGCTTAGGGAATGTAATAAAGAGGGCTGTGGCCTTAAAGAAGTTTGTGGGAGAGATAGGACAGGATAGGCATAAAGCAATaagataattaaatataaatttgatGACTTTAATGCCTCGAGGGTAAAAACGAGTTGGGGCCAGTACTGTTAATGAGAAAAACTAGAAGGatttgtgtgttgaattttgggGGAGGAAGTCAGTTTGGAATCATGACTTAAAGAAATGTGATACCATCAGCAGAAGAATAAAGACTGATTTTAGGCAGGTGTAGAGACAGAAAGACCAGCTGGCCCAGGATGAAGGACAGAGGGACGGATACAGCTGATGGCAGATGGGTTGGGTCAGGTTGGCATTGAAAAAAGTATTCCCGGGTTAGAGCTGGAAGGTCATGGGGACCCACCAGAGGTCATGAAATGAACATCATTAGAACATCAGGAATTGAAAACTAATTAAACCACCAGATAGCAATTGAGAGAATAAGGAGGATAAGAATCTCATGAACAGAACTCAAGTGCAGCCCTCCAAAGAGCAGATCGAGAGATGCATTAGAAGGAttgcccaggacttccctggtggcacagtggttaagaatccgcttgccaatgcaggggacatgggttcaagccctggtctgggaagatctagTTTCAGACTTTGTTGGAAAATGTATTTGCTGGAAAGTGGTTTAATTATATAGGttcaacactaaaaatagaaataccatctGTTGCTTCCAACCCAGcaatggaaataaagaaaattcaacccaacagaaagaaaaaaagaggagaggaataagccatttaaaaaaaaaaaaaagaaaaggagtctTTACAGAAAACACAAAGTAATGTAGTTGGAATAATTCCAAATATATCAAATCACAGTAAACATAAATGGACTAAACCTGATTGATAAAGGCAaagattaaaagattttttttttttttttaagaaacaaaatccaAGAATCCTCCTTAGCCATGTCTGTCAGCGTCACCTCAGCAGTGTATCACAGGGCAGAGTACTTCAGTAGCCCAGTTGGTCTGCCCAGTTACGAAAAATAAATGTTGATGTttttaacatgtgaattttgaTTGTCATTTTGCTTTGTTCTCATACTTAGCCATTATCGGACCTCCCAGAATCCAAGTAGAAGCACTTGCTAATTCTTTACATATGCGTTTCTTAGCCCCGAAAATTAAGAATGAACCTGAAACATGGACCATGAGGAATATTTATAACTCATGGACTTATCATGTGCAATATTGGAAAAATGGCTCTGACGAAAAGGTAAGCATGGTGAATCACATGCATTGCAGATGTAAGCTCCCTCTCCTTTGCTCAGTGTTGGTCGGAGGGAGGCTTTGCCAGGTGGCAGCACCTTATGgtccagagcaggggtccccaaccccgaggatctaatgcctgatgatctgaggtggagctgatgcaataataatagaaataaagtgcacaataaatgtaatgctcttgaatcatcccgaaaccatcctcCCCGCCCCTGGtccttggaaaaattgtcttccacaaaaccggtccctggtaccaaaaaggttggggaccgctggtgcAGAGGATCTCAGGCCTGGTCCTTTGAGCTCCAGAAGCTTCCCATTGTGGGGGATGGCCGGTATGTCAGGTCATGCTTCCCAGTCCACAAGGGCAATGCACAGAGCAGACTTCCTGGGTGCTGGTGCAGGAGCTCAGGCCTTTCTCTCCCCAAAGGGAAGTCGCCTGAGAAGGCAGAGCTGACTCAGCTGTTGGCTGGCGGAACTTGGAGTCAGCAGAGTCAGGTGATTAGTGAATGTCTACTGTTTCATGGCATGAGGCCCCAGTACACCACAGAATAGTCAAGTCTGTGGCCAGGGCAGCCCCAGCCCTGGATGAATGGTGGGTGTCACATTTTACTGGACTGACCCCACTTTTCCCCATTGCTTTCCTCCTCTTCCAGGGACAGTGCCTTTCACAACATGGGCTGGGAGTGGAAAGATCCTGTTGGAACGTTGCCCCTGCCATTGTGTGACTCTAGTCACATTCTTGACCTCAGCTTCTCAGGTCTGCAAAATGGGCATATAATCCATTTCATTaataaagtgaggataataaccTACTTTATAGGATTGTTGAGGAATTTAATGACATAATGAAAAAAGTAAGCTTGTCCCATTACCTGAACAATGGGTATGGTCAATACGTGAGGTTCCCGTCCCCTTGTGTAGACGTGTTAAGGctattttcattcatctttgGTCAACTCTTACACTTAGTGCTTCTGAGTTGAATGCCATCTGTGGTCCTAAACTAACTTACGTATATTTTATGTAAGTTAAGTTATGCGTATGTTATCTCTTCTGCATTAAATGTTGATTTTATCACTGATTCTCAAGCGTTTGGGAAGAAGGGGTCACCTGTGTATATTGTCTGAGGAATGATGTAATTAAATTTATATCTACCTACTATGTAGCCCCCCAAAAATCTCAAGTTAatttccccccccaaaaaatgttcTGTTGTGATCAATTTGTAACATATATAAATGTCAgatcactatgttgcacacctgaaaccaataagatattgtatatcaactatacttcagtttttaaaaatgcttcgTTAACTGACGCAGGGTATCTGCCTTCTTCACAGAATAGATGATTTTGCTTATAGTCAAGACCCCAGGATTTGTGTACCTAGGAAGCAACACAGAAAGTTTTATGGTCACTTATCAAATGCAAGTGTGCCTGCTAAAGTCTGGAGATAACTCCTGGAGCTAGCAGCCTACTGTGATTAAGGATCAGATTCCACAGTTACCAGGCCTGAGTGCCTCCTGCCCCAGGCATGAAATTCAAAACCCAGTTTATGTCTTTAGCTTCTTACCTAGAATATGCCCTCAGGACAGGCATATGGTTACACATTTGTGCCTTCACTCTGCCTGCCTGCAGTGTGGAAGACTTTGGTGGGACACACAGAGTGTTGGAAAGGCTGCCTGCTCCCCAGTGCCTCCCTTACTGTGCCTGCAGGGTCACCTTTACCAGTTTATAGGTGCTATAGACTCAGCGTTTGtgttcccttccccctctccccaccccacccacactCCCCTGCAAATTCATACTTTGAAACCttatccccaatgtgatggtagtaggacgtggagcctttgggaggtgattaggtcataaaggtggagccctcatgaatgggattagtgcccttataaaggagGCCCCAGAGagttcccttgccccttccaccatgtgaggactcCTGAGAAGACCCAGCTATggaccaggaagcaggccctcctcagacaccagatctgccagtgccttgatcttggacttcccagcctccaaaactgtgggaaataaatgttGATAAACCACCCAGCCATTGgtattgttacagcagcctgaaagaAATAAGATTAAAGGGTTCCCTTCTAGAATGCAGGTGTCTCTGAGAGCGTGCCATGTTAGGTCACGAGCTAAGAGCATTAAAAGCTTTTAGAAAttctttcttcctgatgggagaaAGTGAGAAGGTAAAATCAGAAGTTGTCCAGAAGCAAAAAAAGGCTAGAAAAGCCCTCACTTCCGTGCCACCCTCTTCCATGTATGCTTCTGACATGTCAGCCTCTGAGTTTAGCCTTGAAAAAAATGCATTGTAAGGTTTTAGAAGTATTGGGTTCCTGGAAATAAAAaccaggggttttttgtttttatttctgcttttaatgATTAGAAGTTATACTGTACTCTTCATGTTTTCAATCGGTAAAATCCAATCCTCGCCTTCAGTGAACTTAGCTTCTTATACAGTAAAGGAATCAAGCTGTCAGCAGGCCCAGCCCCCAAAGAAAAGTAACCAATTACTAAAGTAAAAACAGAGTCTGTGCTCACTTTCTATTGCAGCTCCTATTCACGTAACAGATTTTTCATGAGGCCCTTCTATGAGGAAATTGTAACCATGCTGGAAATACAggcagtatgtactcttttaatTCCCTTTATTTTGCTGTAAACTATTTTCGTTTCTCAAATTCAGAAATACATCATCAATtatgatatatttaaattaaactaAGATGAGTCTGGGATGCCCCCACCAGAGTTAGGCTGAGGGGTGTGCCCTCAAGGGGAGTTGAGCTGCTGGGGGCGGGCAGCTCAGGCTCGTGAATGGAGAAGTAATTCAGAGGAGACCCCCAGGCAGCCTTGTCAGGAACACGCTCTGGACTTAGAAAATCGCACTGAGTCTTACTGTAGATGACTGGTATGTTCATTCGCCAGGGCTGCTTTAACAAAGTACCGTAAACTGGGTggatgaaacaacagaaatgtgttgtaTCaaggttctagaggctggaagtccaagatcaaagtgccagcaggattggttccttctaAGGGCTACGagaaaggatctgttccaggcctttcGCCCAGCTTCTGGTGGGTGCTGGCAATCTTTGGGTCCTTAGTATATAAAGGCATCACCCCAATCCCTGCCTTCATCCTTACGTGGCATTCTGTGTGCACGTCTGTGTCTAAATTTTctccttgtaaggacaccagtcgtatGGGATTGGGGCCCACGCTAATGACCTCATTTACCttgattacatctgtaaagaccctCTATCTGACCAAGTCACTTTCGAAGGTActaagggttaggacttcaacatcgaATTTGGGAGGGGCGAAATTCAACCCATAcaactggtttattttttttttaaaaaagaagtgggaTGGC
Above is a window of Eschrichtius robustus isolate mEscRob2 chromosome 6, mEscRob2.pri, whole genome shotgun sequence DNA encoding:
- the IL10RB gene encoding interleukin-10 receptor subunit beta isoform X3 — translated: MAQSLRSWLGGCLLVSALGMVPPPENVRMNSVNFKNILQWESPAFPKGNLTFTAQYQSYRKFQDICTSTVLTECDFSSLSKYGDHTLRVRAQFEDEHSDWINITFCPVDDTIIGPPRIQVEALANSLHMRFLAPKIKNEPETWTMRNIYNSWTYHVQYWKNGSDEKFPVTGQYDFEVLRNLESHTTYCVQVRGFLPDRNKTGEWSEPVCEQTTADA